The DNA segment gatgtgtacatttttcttattttgcctgagtaccatatatttttcatttagtactgcccttcagaagctacagaagatacctatgtttcctagaagacaaaatgcattaaatttaccTGGATTTCTTCatattccaaaagttttcaccccagtTTTTCACAATAATAAATGCAGCAGATTGTTGTTAAGGAAGAGTCAGAATAAGTTAGCAAATGCTCTGAAATTGATGcttattgtttatattaaagtTCTATTGTTTAGGTTTTTATAGCTTTGTAGCTTTGTTAGCACAGCAAATTGGACAAATACATAATTCTGATGTGCGTTTTGGGTGTTTAGACTGAAAAACCCGAAAAGAGCATCGCTCAAACCTTAGCTGACCCATCTGTGAAAAAACTTGAGTCTCCAACGACACCCACCCGAAGTTCTTCTACCCGCAAGAACCCCAGCACACCGAAaaggttttgtattttatgaaatgatctactttttgtcatttatttatttaaagactgagtgtatatctgttttttttatttggaattAGATCAAAGTCCTGTAAGAGCCGCATCCAGTCTCCAGCCTCCCCAGGTCAATATCCACCTTCCCCGATGAGGCACAGAGCCACAACGCCaagtttagaaaacaaaaagttgGAAGGAGAGGAGAAAGGATCTTTGGAGAGTAAAGGCTCCAGCACTCTAGAGAGAAAGACCTCCAGAACTGAGAAAATCACAAAATCTTCAAGCAAGGAATTTGGACATAATGGAGGTATTGCCTAaaggagtagttttattttttagcattatttatatactattataccatttatttatattttgaacaaaatataatttgtgtatatatatatatatatatatatttatttcagttttagtaattctaGTACTTTAGCTTAATCttatctttaattttattttagctttattttaattatgcaatattcattctttcatcatttactatGACTGATTGTGTTCTGATTTAAAAGCTCTTCCAGTGCCATCTCAATCACGTGATGTGGACTAAGTGCCTCCTGTCTTGTGTTTCAGAGTCTCCGGTAACTCCCACTGGGAAAGCAGGTACCACTGATGCCGAGGAGGCTTCCAGGCTGCTGGCGGAGAGACGACGCCTGGCCAGAGTACAGAAGGAGCAGGAAGAAAAGCAACGGCTAGAAGAGGAAAGGTAGAGATATTGTGTGTCTCCAGGGTCTGTGTGTCACACTTATGTGTTTGCAGCTGTATTATATATCATCTTCCTCATGAATCTCAGGCTCAGGGCTGAGGAGCTCCAGAGGCAGCAGGAAGAGGAGAGACAGCGACAGGAACAGGCCGCTCGAGAGGCAGAGGAGAAAAGACAGAGGCAGGAGGAGGAGCGCTGCCAGAGAGAGCTGGAGGAAAGGCACCAAAAGGAACAACGCTGGAAGGAGCTACAGGATGATCTGGAGAGACAGGTCAGAGGGATattgcattacattacattaaaggggtcatcggatgctaagttcacttttacatgttgtttgaacattaatgtgtgttggcagtgtatgtacaaatgtaccctataatgataaaaatccatgcagtggtttttaattaatctgtaaaaataatatcccctttttcaaatcgagccttTCTcaagatgcctgtcgttgtggcgtcacaccaacagaggccgctcccacgatagttgattgacatgagtctTTTACCTCAGattagctgtaacagtctgacctctttgtttcgatgctggagcagggatgtaagttagacaagaatatctccaattgagagattgagatgttgtgttgctggatgtaataatgaacatagtggtcgtcatttactcccgacatctgagctgaagatgcagtagattatgtttgtttgtgaagggaatgcacctcccgatctacatatatccggctaaagtaaacaggctcgtcactccacagagagaagcgggggcggggcaagcagagctcatttgcatttaaagcagcctcgacaagaatgagatgatttttgcagagctaattttggcaaggtaaaaaaggtgttttaaccaaattatattatagacttttcattaagaccctaaagaatcatatcaacttgtggaaaatgggcatctgatgacccctttaaaacacaattaattatattaactgTCCAAACAGTCGGAGACTACTGAAAAttgtatagatttttatttaatacattgtcaatagaaatttaattaaattgttcaacatatataattatattaaaatatttgctttttatttgtatttgtattatgtttattaaaaataaaaaaaatctattaaactGTCAGCAGTGGTCTCAGATGGAcctcactgttaaaaaaaaatcactacattaatacagtgaaactgaacagaaataaaactgaCTCATCTGGACACATTCAGCATGCTCATCTGTCCAGACACGTGCAGCACCAATCTGTCTTCTGTAGCTGTGAATATCTGTAGGGATGAATGTCATATAGTTGGAGTTGTGATGTGTCATGATGTTTGGCAGAGGGAGGAAGCAGTGCAGCGCGTTCATAGAGAGGCTGAACGGAAGAGACAGGAGCGAGAGCTTCTGAAAATTCAAGAGGAGCAGGAGAGACTTCAAAGAAAGAAggttctttttttctgtctgtttacATACAGAATCAAGCAATAAATGGGAATGTATTAATATTGAcactattaaaatgattatgcaACGTAAAGTGCATTATAAGGAGAAAAGTTTAGTGGGAAGTAATTATGAAGTGGTAATCATTAAGGGCTACTTTTGTATGGAcagatttgtttcttaattaaaacttaattcaaaCTGCAACAGAGCAGATGAATCCAGCTACATGTAGAATCAACAAGAAATGGTGTTTGCAACCCAATCGAGTTTTGTAATTGACGCATTTTTGTCAAACGggatatttaaatgtatataaataaaaaacaaagcgTCACTTGATTTTATCCAGGAATTGAATGGgtattcaaaaatgtattttgcataCCATCTGGTTTGTGGGAGggattgaaaaaaatattcaaaacgtCAGAAAAGATGTTCTTTGTTGGTTTTAATGTTTATGGATGTTTGATGTTTGCATCTGTGATTTTGGCAGCGTATTGAGGAGATTATGAAAAGGACAAGAAAACCAGATGGAGACAAGGTAAATGAATTTTCTGCTGGCCAATTAAATCATCAGATGACAAAGAATTACTGACTGTAGCAAATAATATTGCATGTCATGTGTTTGGATAGAAAGAAGAGGTGCAGATGGAAGTCCCATCCCCCATATCTGTTTCCCAGTCCATCTCACCATCTCCCTTGGAAACTGAAGGTATTGATATTGACCCGTATCACCATACAGTTCTATATTGGGCAAGTAGCAACACTTGAAGcaatagttaacccaaaaatgacaattctgtcattaattaccacCCTCATTttattccaaacccgtaagaccttcgttcatctttggagcacaaattaacatatttttaatgaaatccaaaagctttttgaccctgcatagacagcaacctaactgacacatttaaacccagaaaggtagtaaggacattgttaaaatagtcaatgtgacataagtggttcagccttaattttatgaagctacgagaatactttttctgTGCAAAGCAAACAagaataatgactttattcaacaatttcgtGTCATGTCCACAAGAGTACCAGGACATATGCGTGTGGTGCAGCTGACGCAAGAGCCGtcatctctcttagttcatcatCTGTTTATTCTGGTTCAGATAAGTAAGGCtaggcaaaaaattgcaagtcatcatCTCTGTCAAAATCTTCAGACCTGTTTACAAAGACTGTTTTATATAGACCAATtcggagtagacgtcacagttacaaAATCCACGGAATAAgtgataaaatgtattgttgtgccATTGGATGTCAGAAATGGGATCCATCGggatttttatagaatactgtcctTGAAGACACTATTTAAATGGACATAAATTtgcataaatttgatttcaacaatttgtctacataatattcacatatgcagtttATAGGTGACGTAAttatattagccctacagttacagcattaaatactatttaaacctataacattttacatttacatgttttatcgcaaatgcaagtttacatctcataattcagactttatgacttgatttaactcaacaatagctAGTTTGTCAATTATGAGGAATAAACTCATGATTCTGAGGTGAGGGGaaaagttgatttttcttaGCAGAAGTGTAAGATATAATCTCGGGATAGTGagaataaattcagaattttaaaatataaacgtcaaaactgtttgcaaacaccgaATTGGTCTATACAGCACGTGTCTTTACAGcataaagtgtttatttttgttttctatgtgtacagaaagtattcttgtagctttataaaataacatttgaaccactaatgtcacatggactattttaacaatgtccttatgacctttctgggccttgaacgtgtcagttgctgtctatgcagggtcagaaagctcttggatttcatcaaaaatatcttacattttgttccgaagataaagtccttacgggtttggaacgacatgagggtgagcaattaatgacagaattttaaatttggggtgaactatccctttaaccttCCCTTCACTCTGTAAATttagtcaaacacacacaccccttCATCTATTTCTTGTTGCTGAGTGACTCAGCATGTGGAAATCTATTTCgcctatagaaaaaaaaaaacgaaagagCGCCATCAAGTGGTGTAATTAAGAAttgaaaatagtttttcatCTTTTCCACAAATATGTCCTCAgtagatatatttttgttttccgtTAAACTGCATTAATCTTGCACAACAGGTGACACAGCGATTATCAGTCCACCGAAGGCAATACCTGATTCTCCAATCATATGCCTTGAGCCACTGGAGGCGAAGAGCTGTTTGGCGGATGATCTCTCGGATGGGGTCCAATCCATGGATGTCAGGTTAGCCTCCAACAAACTAATGCAACggtatttcagaaaaaaaataggtCTGATTATAGCATGCTAACCACATTGATAAAAAACTGCCAGCCCTGTAATAAACCAAAATACTTGTCATTGCAGCCCAGTGTCCAGAGACGAGCTCGTTCCAGAATATTCTCCCGTCAGCGAGATCTCACAGAACAGCATGACTTCTGTGGCTTTGGGCGATATCCACGTTCTGACGGGGCAGGTCTCGCATCCCAAAGTGTCTGCCCCTCCAGCTTTTGGTGACTGCAACAAGAACCTGATCCAGGATTGCAGTAGCGCTGCTATTGACTCATCACTTTTCCAGAGTCTCAGACCGACCTCAGACAAGCTCAACATCTAATGCAAAGGTGATTGCTAAGTCAGAGGTTTTTACTAAGGAGATTTTGGATCTTTTTATCACTCCATGActaagaaaattctgtcaacagACAGGGGTTTTTTTTGCTATGTTTAGGTAAAAATCTAAAACTGTAcagtttggtgtatgtaagtacTGCTGAACTGGAGATGTCTGACTCATAgtcatacagttgaagtcaaaagtttacatacaccttgcagaatctggaaaatgttaattattttaccaaaataagagggatcatacaaaatgcatatcatttttttatttagtactgacctgaataatacttaacataaaagatgtttacatatagtccacaagagaaaataatagctgaatttataaaaatgaccctgtttaaaaagtttacatttttacgcTTGAtgcttaatactgtgttgttacctgaatgatccacagctgtgttttttttgtttgtttgtttagtgatagttgttcatgagtcccttgtgtgtcctgaacagttaaactgcctgctgttctttagaaaaatccttcaggtcccacaaattctttggtttttcaggatttttgtgtatttgaacccttttcaacaatgactgtacgatcttgagatccatcttttcacattgagaacaactgagggactcatatgcaactattacagaaggtttaaatgctcactgatgctccagaagaaaaaacaatgcattaagagccgggagtgaaaacttttgaacagagtaaagatgtgtgcatttttcttattttgccttaatatcttttttttttcatttagttctgcccttcagaaacagaagatacttacatgttccccagaggacaaaataagtcaaatttaccctgatttcaaattcaaaaagttttcaccccccggcctttaatgcataaatattttcttctggagcatcagtgagcatttgaaccttctgtaatagttgcatatgagtctctcagttgtcctcgttgtgaaaaaatggatctcaaaatcatacagtcattgttggaaagggtttaaatacacaataaaacagaaaaaacaaagaatctgttagacctgaaggacttttttaaacaacagcaggaatttcaactgttcaggacaaacaagggactcatgatcaactatcactgaacaaaaaaaacacagctgtgaatcattcaggtaacaacacagtattaagaatcaagtgtatgtgaactttttcaccaaatgtttttgcatgtcgtgtcttgccttaaagggatagataACCTGAAAATAGAagttgtgtcattatttactcaccctcatgtcgttataaacctgtatgacttttttattcttttgtagAACAACATGTTCATGAGATCAGTAGTGAAGTCTGaatcatgaatgaatcattcggACTAGTTTTGTGAACCTGAGCAACTGATTCATTTTTGACTCAAAAGAACAAGTCACTAATTAGCCATTTTCATTGTTCCATCAGACTCATACAGATTTAAACCGAAATAATAGTGAGCAAATGAGGacagaatataattttttgtgcaAACTATCTCTTCAAACatctcatttgtgttttgtctgttttagaCACTATTGAAGCATGGGGCTGGACTGAACAGATGAATCGGAGTTGAGCTGAGAGATGAGACCAGTCCTTTGTGCCTCAGCATCTTCCTAAACACCCTCTAAACAGAAGAACAAGGACTGAATGTCAAACCATGTGTTAATAGCAAAGAAGGGACAACCTGACAGTTGATTCCCCCACACgtacataaaataaagttttgccTGATCCTCGTACAGTAGATATTATATTTCACACCATTTCAGCTTAGTATCACCAGACAAAGCAACTGTATTAGCGCAGTCCTAGTGGTCTTCTTATTCTTGTTATCCACCTGTAGCATTGATGAGTGACACACCGTGACAATTGTAGCAGCTCCATtgtgtaatttgttttattttgggttGCAAAAATGACCAGCAAACCACGCAGTTATGTGCTGAGTCTGCTAATTGTGCTGTATTGTATGGCTGGGGTTTGCAAACAGTATATTGTGTAAATCCATGACTTCTCCGCGTTGTCTCTGCAATCCAAGCTTTGTAGTCTGAAAGTGGATATGAATAGATGTAAAGTGTGATATTATTCCACCATAACACTggcattaatgtattattagtCAACAGCAGTTAAACGTTATGGGGACGTATACAGAAAAAAGTGTACttctaatgtaatttattgtgtgAAAGTTTAAAAAGGGAATTAAAAGTGCACAATTTCATTGTGTTCAATAGCATAGTGCTTTTAATTCTTCATGGACTTtttctgtattgttttgttaaatcattGCACACAGCTCTATGCAGATCAAGAAAACCAAGCAACCATAAGAGCAACACAAGTCAAGGTAATTCAGCATCCCTGTACAGTAGTGACTCAAAAGATCTGTACTTCCTGAGTATGTTGCTTTAAATACTCTGTTTACCATCTTGTACACTCAGGGTGCTAGTGAGCTTTGCATGTGAGCTCAGTTCTTTTGATGTTTGGTGGTGATATCATGATGCTGTTGTGTAAAACATAAGATGCGCTGGATTGCTTCAGGACCAATAAGAAACAAATTTCTTGAAAGGTGTAAGtttctatctatcaatctatctatctatctatccatctatctatctatcatctatctatctcacAAAACCTGGgatgttaattttgtttttgattatacAGAGAGTAATGGGTTAATACTGAAATTCAGCTCTTCAAAATGACATTTGAGAAAAGGTGCATGAATCAGCTGCTTTGAAGTTGAAATATTgacattacaataaaacatatatcaCACCATATTTccttatttacaattattatagttttactgGTTTAGAGTATGTATTTTGCTTACATTATTATATCGAGACATATAGCACATGCAgcaacacatatatatatggcatactattacaaaaggttcaaacgctcactgat comes from the Labeo rohita strain BAU-BD-2019 chromosome 24, IGBB_LRoh.1.0, whole genome shotgun sequence genome and includes:
- the map7d2b gene encoding MAP7 domain-containing protein 2 isoform X1, whose protein sequence is MATIVENLTDGGAKKDKIRLAKERREEKDRSQAVRERALLEKEQRAQQQYERSVVERGRRLEEQRQKEMLRRSAVEEKRRQRMEEEKERLEALMRRSVERNLQADQRPKRWTWGGPPGVCDGDPKIAPPSPAASASLTNDPAAHPPASKSRNVQDFMILPESPDSVLSRHLSSSSATLPNVTEKASSSPHRSPYRASPTRAERKKVSTSLYGQLDDSRAATTPKSPQTEKPEKSIAQTLADPSVKKLESPTTPTRSSSTRKNPSTPKRSKSCKSRIQSPASPGQYPPSPMRHRATTPSLENKKLEGEEKGSLESKGSSTLERKTSRTEKITKSSSKEFGHNGESPVTPTGKAGTTDAEEASRLLAERRRLARVQKEQEEKQRLEEERLRAEELQRQQEEERQRQEQAAREAEEKRQRQEEERCQRELEERHQKEQRWKELQDDLERQREEAVQRVHREAERKRQERELLKIQEEQERLQRKKRIEEIMKRTRKPDGDKKEEVQMEVPSPISVSQSISPSPLETEGDTAIISPPKAIPDSPIICLEPLEAKSCLADDLSDGVQSMDVSPVSRDELVPEYSPVSEISQNSMTSVALGDIHVLTGQVSHPKVSAPPAFGDCNKNLIQDCSSAAIDSSLFQSLRPTSDKLNI
- the map7d2b gene encoding MAP7 domain-containing protein 2 isoform X2, which produces MATIVENLTDGGAKKDKIRLAKERREEKDRSQAVRERALLEKEQRAQQQYERSVVERGRRLEEQRQKEMLRRSAVEEKRRQRMEEEKERLEALMRRSVERNLQADQRPKRWTWGGPPGVCDVQDFMILPESPDSVLSRHLSSSSATLPNVTEKASSSPHRSPYRASPTRAERKKVSTSLYGQLDDSRAATTPKSPQTEKPEKSIAQTLADPSVKKLESPTTPTRSSSTRKNPSTPKRSKSCKSRIQSPASPGQYPPSPMRHRATTPSLENKKLEGEEKGSLESKGSSTLERKTSRTEKITKSSSKEFGHNGESPVTPTGKAGTTDAEEASRLLAERRRLARVQKEQEEKQRLEEERLRAEELQRQQEEERQRQEQAAREAEEKRQRQEEERCQRELEERHQKEQRWKELQDDLERQREEAVQRVHREAERKRQERELLKIQEEQERLQRKKRIEEIMKRTRKPDGDKKEEVQMEVPSPISVSQSISPSPLETEGDTAIISPPKAIPDSPIICLEPLEAKSCLADDLSDGVQSMDVSPVSRDELVPEYSPVSEISQNSMTSVALGDIHVLTGQVSHPKVSAPPAFGDCNKNLIQDCSSAAIDSSLFQSLRPTSDKLNI